In Dyadobacter subterraneus, a single genomic region encodes these proteins:
- a CDS encoding YeeE/YedE family protein produces the protein MEIFELIRKPWPWYIAGPLIGFTVPILLLLGNKSFGISSSLRHICAAVIPANISFFKYDWKKEAWNLFFVAGITLGGFVATYLLTNPDSLIVAESTKASLTQLGITDFSGLMPADIFSVENILSLKGLIFFVFGGFLVGFGTRYAGGCTSGHAIMGLANLQWPSLVATIFFMVGGFFSTWILLPWLLNLVR, from the coding sequence ATGGAAATCTTCGAACTCATCCGCAAACCCTGGCCTTGGTACATCGCCGGGCCGCTTATTGGTTTTACAGTTCCGATTTTACTTTTACTAGGAAATAAATCTTTCGGGATTTCTTCTTCCTTACGTCATATATGCGCCGCTGTTATTCCTGCCAACATTTCTTTTTTCAAATACGACTGGAAAAAAGAAGCCTGGAATTTATTCTTCGTTGCGGGAATAACTTTGGGTGGTTTTGTGGCCACTTATCTGCTGACAAATCCTGATTCATTGATCGTTGCAGAATCCACAAAAGCCAGTTTAACTCAATTAGGAATAACAGATTTTTCAGGATTAATGCCGGCCGATATCTTCTCAGTTGAAAATATTTTATCTTTAAAAGGATTGATCTTTTTCGTTTTCGGAGGGTTTCTGGTTGGTTTTGGGACACGTTACGCTGGAGGCTGCACATCCGGACATGCCATTATGGGACTTGCCAATTTGCAATGGCCTTCGCTGGTAGCAACGATATTTTTTATGGTTGGCGGTTTCTTTTCAACCTGGATTCTGCTACCCTGGCTTTTAAACCTGGTCAGATAA
- a CDS encoding DUF6691 family protein: protein MTTIKNSSAAEIELLDKNEDSYDGTNQQSRTESFIGNLKYLIVGVFFGIVFVKAEIVSWFRIQEMFRLDSFHMYGVIGSAVAVGLISLQIIKRFKIKTISGEEVSIPPKHFNKGQIYGGFLFGLGWAITGACPGPLFAQIGSGFLVVIITLLSAIAGTWTYGLLRSRLPH from the coding sequence ATGACAACCATTAAAAATAGCTCTGCTGCGGAAATTGAGCTTTTAGATAAAAATGAAGACAGTTATGACGGTACCAATCAGCAGTCAAGAACTGAAAGTTTTATCGGCAATTTGAAATACCTGATCGTCGGTGTATTTTTTGGAATCGTTTTTGTCAAAGCGGAAATCGTTTCCTGGTTCAGGATTCAGGAAATGTTCAGGTTGGATTCCTTCCATATGTATGGCGTGATCGGGTCGGCAGTTGCAGTGGGTTTGATTTCTTTACAAATCATCAAAAGATTTAAAATCAAAACAATTAGCGGTGAAGAAGTAAGTATACCACCAAAACACTTTAATAAAGGACAGATTTACGGAGGGTTTTTATTCGGCCTGGGCTGGGCAATTACAGGCGCTTGTCCTGGACCATTATTTGCACAAATCGGAAGTGGTTTTCTGGTTGTAATAATAACCTTGCTGAGCGCAATTGCAGGAACCTGGACTTACGGATTGTTACGTTCCAGACTCCCGCATTAA
- a CDS encoding class I SAM-dependent methyltransferase, translating to MGIKLFSTLAWYHTYFEGLPQKAWKLNQDEEYTEFEVDFLRDTLDLKEGNKVLDVMAGYGRHALPLADQGIELTCVDLSTEYCEELEKIAEQESLPVAVVCEDILAVSFEAGSFDAAYCFGNSFSFFPRPDMQKFLQKISDLLIPGGQFAVHTENLAESIFPNYQIRNWMPVQSDIVYLAQNEYYPEEGYIEAEQTFISGTEKVTHTVRQHIYTLAELKFMFESAGLKVIGAFGNLEADPFMLGDEQLYLIARKL from the coding sequence GTGGGAATTAAATTGTTTAGCACATTGGCCTGGTATCATACATATTTTGAAGGTTTGCCGCAGAAGGCATGGAAGTTAAATCAGGACGAAGAGTATACGGAATTTGAAGTCGATTTTTTGCGGGATACACTTGATCTGAAAGAAGGAAACAAGGTTCTCGATGTCATGGCTGGTTATGGCCGTCATGCTTTGCCGCTTGCAGATCAGGGAATCGAGCTTACCTGCGTTGATTTATCAACGGAATATTGTGAAGAGTTAGAAAAAATTGCTGAGCAGGAAAGTTTGCCTGTTGCTGTGGTTTGTGAAGATATTCTTGCCGTTTCTTTTGAGGCCGGATCTTTCGATGCGGCTTACTGTTTTGGAAACAGTTTCAGCTTTTTTCCGCGTCCGGATATGCAGAAATTTCTTCAAAAGATTTCTGATCTGTTAATTCCTGGCGGTCAGTTTGCTGTTCATACTGAAAATCTTGCGGAAAGTATTTTTCCCAATTATCAGATAAGAAACTGGATGCCGGTGCAGAGTGATATCGTCTATCTCGCTCAAAATGAATATTATCCGGAAGAAGGTTACATAGAAGCTGAGCAGACTTTTATTTCGGGGACTGAAAAAGTAACACATACGGTTCGTCAGCATATTTATACTTTGGCCGAACTCAAATTTATGTTTGAATCTGCTGGACTGAAAGTTATTGGCGCTTTTGGAAATCTGGAAGCGGATCCATTTATGTTGGGAGACGAACAATTATATCTTATTGCAAGAAAACTGTAA
- a CDS encoding DUF7133 domain-containing protein: MTPKNFLRKPLPILALTAVVVVSCMKMAPSTTKISSKPMVIKEDPATGKARAKEIRDNTVIKLADGLKLDLWASDSLAPDPVAISIDDKGRVYLNRTNRQKNSEFDIRGHRNWMTPSIALQSVEDRRAFLRSTFDPSKSKENEWLKDLNGDGSHDWKDLTVEKDEVWRLEDTDNDGIADVSMRILSDFFEEISDVAGGLLVRAQDTFVAIAPDVWRLKDTNGDGILDQKTSISHGYGVHIGFGGHGMSNPIEGPDGKIYWNIGDIGANITTKEGENFKRPNEGIIARSNPDGTDFEIFAGGLRNTHEFVFDEYGNLISSDNDGDHPGESERLVHVVEGSDAGWRSNWQYGKYTDPKNNSYKVWMDEKLYVPHWEGQAAYIIPPIQNFHNGPTGMQYNPGTALGSEWKNKFFLVEFVGNPARSPIWSFGLKPKGASFVLDGEKNILNGILPTGIRFGPDGALYVADWINGWDTKNYGRVWRLDVTDSKNDLKALRLETKRLMQLDYTKQAESMLYTLLSNQDMRIRLKAQFELASRGAKGAAELNKAITATGSQLARIHGIWGIGQLARQDKAYANTLFTLLKDADPEIISQAAKVLGDAKIAEAGPLLIPLLTDKNPRVKFFGAQALGRIKEKQAVTALLDMIKANKDEDLYLRHSAVLALSRIGEVEPIVALVNNPDKSLRIAAVLVLRRLSSDKVSLFLQDKDEYVVTEAARAINDDLSIEPALPALAAILKEKRFTSEPLLRRAINASLRVGGDEQLDNLIAFAKRKDVSNELRAEALATLGSWANPSVLDRVDGRYRGVITRNPEIVKTKIKPQISSLLQEDDAAILIATSQLVSELGISDNNATLAKILDDNKNPKVRAAMLTALHDLKYSEMETVMKKGMTDPDADVRTSALALVSSVNMSKETLSDISKTIFEKGSIKEQQQMLRVLGGLPVAKTETIFDGLIGKMASKELPNTLALDLGEAVDSTKSSTLIAKMAPMRSTGTTVADYQESLYGGNAMLGRRYFMTSSQAECTRCHSIGGQGGAVGPSLSKIGSTLTREQILQALIEPSARLSPGFGMVVLTLKDGQTASGILSEENAHELVLKTSEAEPLKIPVSRIAKRDNVPSSMPPMGSIMSKREIRDVVEFLSGLK, encoded by the coding sequence ATGACCCCTAAAAACTTTTTACGAAAACCACTTCCGATACTGGCATTAACCGCCGTTGTGGTCGTTTCCTGTATGAAAATGGCTCCATCGACTACCAAAATTTCCAGCAAACCGATGGTGATTAAGGAAGATCCAGCCACTGGAAAAGCCAGAGCTAAGGAAATCCGTGACAATACGGTTATAAAACTTGCCGATGGATTAAAACTTGACCTTTGGGCATCAGATTCTCTGGCACCAGATCCGGTTGCCATTTCCATTGACGATAAGGGAAGAGTTTATCTCAATAGAACAAACAGACAGAAAAACTCTGAATTTGATATCCGCGGTCACCGTAACTGGATGACGCCTTCCATTGCTTTGCAATCTGTTGAAGATCGTCGTGCGTTTTTGCGCAGCACTTTTGATCCTTCCAAAAGCAAGGAAAACGAATGGCTTAAAGATTTGAACGGCGACGGCTCACACGACTGGAAGGATCTTACCGTTGAAAAAGACGAAGTATGGCGTTTGGAAGATACTGACAATGACGGTATCGCAGACGTTTCCATGCGCATTTTGAGTGATTTCTTTGAAGAAATTTCAGATGTTGCCGGCGGTTTGCTGGTTCGTGCACAAGATACTTTTGTAGCCATCGCTCCTGATGTCTGGAGACTGAAAGATACCAACGGTGATGGAATTCTGGATCAAAAAACATCCATTAGTCATGGTTATGGTGTACATATTGGATTCGGCGGTCACGGTATGTCAAATCCGATTGAAGGTCCGGATGGGAAAATTTACTGGAACATCGGTGATATCGGAGCCAACATTACAACCAAAGAAGGTGAGAATTTCAAACGCCCTAATGAAGGAATTATCGCAAGATCAAATCCCGACGGAACTGATTTCGAGATTTTTGCAGGTGGTTTGAGAAATACGCACGAATTCGTTTTTGATGAATACGGTAACCTGATAAGTTCTGATAACGACGGTGATCATCCCGGCGAAAGCGAGCGTCTTGTTCACGTGGTTGAAGGTTCGGACGCCGGCTGGCGTTCAAACTGGCAGTACGGAAAATATACTGATCCAAAGAATAACAGCTATAAAGTATGGATGGACGAGAAATTATATGTTCCGCATTGGGAAGGTCAGGCGGCCTACATCATTCCTCCTATCCAGAATTTCCACAACGGTCCAACGGGAATGCAGTACAATCCGGGAACGGCTTTGGGATCAGAATGGAAAAACAAGTTTTTCCTGGTTGAATTTGTTGGTAACCCTGCACGTTCGCCAATCTGGTCATTTGGTTTGAAGCCAAAAGGTGCCTCTTTCGTGCTTGATGGAGAAAAAAATATTTTGAACGGAATTCTGCCAACCGGTATTCGTTTCGGTCCGGATGGAGCACTTTATGTGGCTGACTGGATCAATGGCTGGGATACGAAAAACTACGGGCGCGTTTGGCGACTGGATGTAACGGACAGCAAAAATGATCTGAAAGCGTTGCGACTTGAAACAAAACGTTTGATGCAGCTGGATTATACCAAACAGGCTGAGTCAATGTTGTACACTTTGTTGTCAAATCAGGATATGCGCATCCGTTTGAAAGCGCAGTTTGAACTGGCTTCCCGTGGTGCAAAAGGTGCTGCGGAATTAAACAAAGCCATTACGGCAACCGGCAGTCAACTGGCTCGTATCCATGGAATTTGGGGTATCGGACAATTGGCGAGACAAGACAAAGCTTATGCAAATACTTTGTTCACTTTATTGAAAGATGCTGATCCGGAAATCATTTCGCAGGCTGCAAAAGTTTTGGGTGATGCAAAAATCGCAGAAGCGGGTCCTTTGCTAATTCCTTTACTGACTGACAAAAATCCTCGTGTGAAGTTTTTCGGCGCGCAGGCTTTGGGGCGTATCAAAGAAAAACAAGCAGTTACTGCGTTGCTTGATATGATCAAAGCGAATAAAGATGAAGACCTTTATTTAAGACACTCGGCAGTTCTTGCCCTTTCCCGGATTGGTGAAGTAGAACCGATTGTTGCGCTTGTTAACAATCCTGACAAATCGCTACGTATCGCCGCCGTCTTGGTATTGCGCCGGTTGAGCAGCGACAAGGTAAGTTTGTTTTTGCAGGACAAAGACGAATATGTAGTAACAGAAGCTGCTCGTGCGATCAATGATGATTTATCGATTGAACCGGCTCTACCTGCTTTGGCAGCAATTTTGAAAGAGAAAAGATTTACTTCTGAGCCTTTACTGCGCCGTGCGATCAATGCATCCCTGCGTGTAGGTGGCGATGAACAATTGGACAATCTGATTGCTTTTGCTAAAAGAAAAGACGTAAGTAATGAACTGAGAGCGGAGGCACTGGCGACTTTGGGTAGCTGGGCAAATCCATCAGTTCTGGATCGCGTTGACGGTCGCTACCGGGGCGTAATTACCAGAAATCCTGAAATTGTTAAGACAAAAATAAAACCTCAAATCAGTTCACTTTTGCAGGAAGACGATGCTGCCATTTTAATCGCAACATCTCAGCTGGTAAGCGAATTGGGAATTTCTGACAATAATGCGACGCTGGCTAAAATCCTTGACGATAACAAAAATCCGAAAGTAAGAGCCGCTATGTTAACTGCCTTGCATGACCTGAAATATTCAGAAATGGAAACGGTTATGAAAAAAGGGATGACCGATCCGGATGCTGATGTTCGTACTTCTGCATTGGCTTTGGTGAGCAGTGTAAATATGTCAAAAGAGACACTTTCAGATATTTCCAAGACGATTTTTGAAAAAGGAAGTATCAAGGAGCAGCAGCAAATGTTGCGTGTTTTAGGTGGTTTGCCAGTTGCCAAAACTGAAACAATTTTTGATGGTTTGATTGGTAAAATGGCTTCAAAAGAACTTCCTAATACTTTGGCTCTTGACCTTGGTGAAGCTGTGGATTCAACAAAATCAAGTACATTAATCGCCAAAATGGCTCCAATGCGCTCTACCGGAACAACGGTTGCAGATTATCAGGAATCACTTTATGGCGGAAATGCCATGCTGGGACGCAGATATTTCATGACGAGTTCGCAAGCAGAATGTACACGTTGTCATTCCATCGGTGGACAAGGCGGAGCAGTTGGTCCGTCACTTTCCAAAATTGGTTCAACTTTGACAAGAGAACAAATTCTGCAAGCGTTGATCGAGCCAAGTGCGAGATTATCCCCTGGTTTTGGTATGGTGGTTCTGACACTTAAAGACGGACAAACCGCATCAGGAATTCTGTCAGAAGAAAACGCACATGAGCTTGTACTTAAAACTTCGGAAGCCGAGCCTTTGAAAATCCCGGTATCAAGAATTGCAAAACGCGATAATGTTCCTTCCAGTATGCCTCCGATGGGTTCAATCATGTCCAAAAGAGAAATTCGGGATGTGGT